One region of Glycine max cultivar Williams 82 chromosome 9, Glycine_max_v4.0, whole genome shotgun sequence genomic DNA includes:
- the LOC100806942 gene encoding transcription factor BEE 1: MAEFTENMQLQSNIIRPSQFPFLEIDPSMELLNQFIGMNQHVLENSNLSTMHNLVPFSCDTFLGPQEPEFPGNLEENFPALVNHNALPVSLPIFQAENEIHEGKKRKSVDLPETSSANSTPAVSESGSKIKHSSGRGKRVKSNVTEEEKAKEVVHVRARRGQATDSHSLAERVRRGKINEKLRCLQNIVPGCYKTMGMAVMLDEIINYVQSLQHQVEFLSLKLTAASTFYDFNSETDALETMQRARASEAKELGKYKKEGYGGVSFFQPAWPL; the protein is encoded by the exons ATGGCTGAATTCACAGAAAATATGCAATTGCAAAGCAATATTATTAGACCCTCCCAGTTTCCATTCTTAGAGATTGATCCAAGCATGGAACTCCTAAACCAGTTCATAGGGATGAACCAACATGTCCTAGAAAACTCAAACTTGAGTACTATGCACAACTTGGTGCCTTTCTCCTGTGACACTTTCTTGGGCCCTCAAGAGCCTGAGTTTCCAGGAAACTTGGAAGAAAATTTCCCTGCCCTTGTCAACCACAATGCACTTCCTGTTTCCCTCCCAATTTTCCAAGCAGAAAATGAGATCCATGAAGGTAAAAAAAGGAAATCAGTGGATCTTCCTGAGACAAGTTCAGCTAACTCAACTCCTGCAGTTTCTGAGAGTGGAAGCAAGATCAAACAT AGTTCTGGAAGAGGGAAGAGAGTAAAAAGCAATGTAACAGAAGAGGAGAAAGCAAAGGAAGTGGTTCATGTCAGAGCCAGAAGAGGTCAAGCTACAGATAGTCACAGTTTAGCAGAAAGG GTTAGAAGAGGGAAAATCAATGAGAAATTAAGGTGCTTACAGAACATtgttccaggatgttacaag ACCATGGGTATGGCAGTAATGTTGGATGAAATCATAAACTATGTGCAGTCTTTGCAGCATCAAGTAGAG TTCCTTTCTTTGAAGCTTACTGCAGCAAGTACATTTTATGACTTCAACTCCGAGACAGATGCTTTGGAAACAATGCAG AGAGCAAGGGCATCCGAGGCAAAAGAGCTAGGAAAGTATAAGAAAGAAGGGTATGGAGGAGTTTCTTTCTTTCAACCAGCATGGCCCCTTTGA